From a region of the Vanrija pseudolonga chromosome 2, complete sequence genome:
- the SSO2 gene encoding Protein transport protein SSO2 → MARNRLQQAGVNQSYGDYNAPSTGYPAQTGNPYAQVPEAPYTPPQQGGGYTPGSYAVSTPGYGLNTPKGNGAGGSFWDQLSATNSILTELEQKIQAVKQAQLASLNSTDPNAVAYADQLSDDAKKLREEAKTAIKGLFKNIKGDKNAKAQADAAKTRFTRALNDHQQIEREYRQKTRDRAARQFKIVKPDASEAEIQSIVDSGDTQVFSQALLNTNRYGAARGAYREVQERHVELQKIEKTMSELAQMFSEMSMLVEQQDEAITQVEDTTRNVHEDIQRGNTELDSGIKKAIAARRKKWICFWIILIILIIVGVAIGIGIWQGVKK, encoded by the exons ATGGCTCGTAACAGGTTGCAGCAGGCC GGCGTCAACCAGTCGTATGG AGACTACAACGCACCCTCCACCGGCTATCCCGCCCAGACTGGCAACCCCTACGCCCAGGTGCCCGAAGCCCCTTACACCCCTCCCCAGCAAGGAGGAGGATACACCCCTGGCAGCTACGCCGTCAGCACTCCTGGTTATGGCCTCAACACACCCAAGGGTAACGGCGCCGGAGGCAGCTTCTGGGACCAGCTGAGCGCTACCAACTCTAtcctcaccgagctcgagcagaaGATCCAGGCTGTCAAGCAGGCCCAGCTGGCCAGTCTG AACTCGACCGACCCGAACGCTGTTGCGTACGCCGACCAGCTCAGCGACGATGCCAAGAAGCTCCGTGAGGAGGCCAAGACGGCCATCAAGGGCCTGTTCAAGAACATCAAGGGAGACAAGAACGCAAAGGCGCAGGCGGACGCTGCCAAGACGCGTTTCACCCGCGCTCTCAACGACCACCAGCAGATCGAGCGGGAATACCGTCAAAAGACTCgggaccgcgccgcgcgtcagTTCAAGATTGTCAAGCCCGACGCCTCCGAAGCCGAGATTCAGTCCATTGTCGACAGTGGTGACACCCAGGTCTTCTCGCAGGCCCTTCTCAACACCAACCGCTACGGTGCAGCCCGCGGCGCTTACCGCGAGGTCCAGGAGCGTCACGTCGAGCTGCAGAAGATTGAGAAGACCATgtccgagctcgcccagATGTTCAGCGAGATGTCGATGCTGGTCGAGCAGCAGGACGAGGCCATCACTCAGGTCGAGGACACCACACGCAATGTCCACGAAGACATCCAGCGGGG TAACACTGAGCTTGATTCCGGTATCAAGAAGGCCATCGCCGCACGGAGGAAGAAGTGGATCTGCTTCTGGATCATCC TCATTATCCTCATCATTGTCGGTGTCGCTATCGGCATTGGAATCTGGCAGGGTGTCAAGAAGTAA
- the emc7 gene encoding ER membrane protein complex subunit 7 has translation MKLATLLLFSATALAADLRGRLVGNVVLNATDIPLEARVVLDYGAKSARFLADGSFEITGVPSGQHVLEPLVPGYRVQPVIVTVPEEGDVHVQKFDAAALPLAVSAIPSLPYPLQLAAVGKDEYYTAPPGMNIMGMLKSPMILLMLASLGMAFALPKITEMLDADPEMAKQMLEQRQGWQRNLDFSDALSSKLAGGGGADAQAGSAAPAAAAGPPVGKAPARTPQGSGKRGGKRK, from the exons ATGAAGCTCGCAACGCTTCTCCTCTTCTC TGCGACCGCTCTCGCAGCCGACCTCCGCGGCCGGCTGGTCGGCAATGTCGTCCTGA ACGCGACCGACATcccgctcgaggcgcgcgttGTGCTCGACTATGGTGCCAAGAGCGCCCGTTTCCTCGCCGATGGATCCTTTGAGAT CACCGGCGTCCCATCAGGCCAGCACGTTCTCGAGCCTCTTGTCCCAGGATATCGCGTCCAGCCT GTCATCGTCACCGTCCCAGAAGAGGGCGACGTCCACGTCCAGAAGttcgacgcggccgcgctgcctctcgccgtgtcggccaTCCCTAGCCTCCCCTACCCCCTCCAGCTGGCCGCggtcggcaaggacgagtactacaccgcgccgccgggcatGAACATCATGGGCATGCTCAAGTCGCCCATGATCCTGCTCATGCTCGCGAGTCTGGGCATGGCGTTTGCGCTGCCCAAGATCact GAAATGCTCGATGCCGACCCGGAAATGGCCAAGCAGatgctcgagcagcgccaggGATGGCAGCGCAACCTCGACTTTAGCGACGC CCTGTCCtccaagctcgccggcggaggtggcgccgacgcgcaaGCGGGATCCgcagcaccggcggcggccgccggcccacCCGTGGGCAAGGCTCCTGCGCGTACGCCCCAGGGCAGTGGGAAGCGCGGCGGTAAGCGAAAGTaa
- the aph1 gene encoding Bis(5'-nucleosyl)-tetraphosphatase [asymmetrical]: MGSAARYLFSVFDITRQVFFETPLSLGIVNLKPLRPGHVLIISKRVVPRLADLEPREVSDLFQTVQRVGRVIESAYKAEALNIALQDGTAAGQSVPHVHVHIIPRLRTDFGGKDTDKVYPLLERSEAALDADLAAGPGDGSQRPATPFTPSATHDDIGGWDVPPDAERKPRSADEMEAEASWLSGLLAAAGVQSSSGACASAGNRPTSA; the protein is encoded by the exons ATGGGTAGCGCGGCGAGGTACCTCTTCTCCGTGTTCGACATCACGCGGCAGG TCTTCTTCGAGACCCCGTTGTCCCTCGGCATAGTCAACCTCAAGCCCCTCCGGCCTGGCC ACGTGCTAATCATCAGTAAACGCGTCGTGCCGCGCCTGGCGGAcctcgagccgcgcgaggTGTCCGACTTGTTCCAGACTGTgcagcgcgtcgggcgggtCATCGAGTCGGCGTACAAGGCTGAGGCGCTGAACATTGCGTTGCAG GACGGTACGGCAGCGGGCCAGTCAGTCCCCCATGTCCACGTCCACATTATTCCCCGGTTGCGCACAGATTTCGGAGGCAAGGACACGGACAAGGTCTACCCGCTGCTagagcgcagcgaggcggcgctggatGCCGACCTGGCTGCTGGGCCTGGGGACGGCTCGCAGCGACCAGCGACGCCGttcacgccgagcgcgacgcacGACGATATCGGCGGGTGGGACGTGCCCCCCGACGCGGAGCGCAAGCCGCGCTCCGCggacgagatggaggccgaggcgtccTGGCTCTCGGGGCTGctggcggccgccggcgtccaGAGCTCTTCTGGCGCATGTGCCAGTGCCGGCAACCGCCCCACGAGCGCATAG